The genomic window ACGCCGAGGTGTTGCTCGACGTCGGCCCGCCTCACTACGCTAGAAGCATGACTACTTGGGAATACGTAACTGTGCCGCTCCTGGCGCATAACACGAAGCAGATCCTCGACACTTGGGGCAAGGACGGCTATGAGCTCGTCGCCGTCATCCCCGGCCCGAATGGCACTAACCCCGTTGCTTACATGAAAAGGCCCGCTCAATGACCACTACGATTTCACAAGCCCTGGCCGATCTTGGACTCGAGCTGCCCGATGTGGCTTCGCCAGTGGCAGCTTATATTCCCGCCAAGCGCATCGGCGACGAGGTTCGCACCTCCGGCCAACTCCCCTTCGCAGCTGGCCAGCTCCTGGCAACGGGGAAAGTCGGCGACACGGTTTCTCCCGAGGACGCGCAGGCGCTCGCAGCTCAGTGCGCGCTTAACGCGCTGGCGGCGGCTGCGGCAGTGGTCGGTGGCGTCGATAACCTGGCAGCGGTGTCACACGTAACCGGTTTCGTCTCCTCCACCCCCGACTTTTTCGGTCAACCTGGCGTTGTTAACGGCGCCTCCGAGTTGCTAGCCAAGGTTTTCGGCGAGGCCGGAGCTCACACCCGATCCGCAGTGGGTGTGGCTGCACTCCCGCTGAACGCACCCGTGGAAGTGGAAATCACTTTTATCGCTCGGTAGAGTTCGGGCTGGACCGTGGCCTCGCCCTGGTCAGGCAGAGCCAGGCAAGTGGCGCCTGCTCACTCGCACCTGCTAGCGGGTCTGCCTGCCGATCTGCCTGCGGGTCTGCCGCGCGTTCTCGTCACCTACTTGCGGTTCTCGGTACCTAACGACGGCTGTCGTCCCCGAACTACAGTGGTTTAGGTACGTACAACCGTCGGAAGGTGCTGAGAAACGCGTAGTGCATAGCCGAAGCCGAAGCGCCGAGGTGACTGGCAGGCAGCCGCGCTCTGCCTGTACAAGGCAACAACGCTCTACCCTATGTTGGGTTGGCATTTTGCTATCGTGGCACTTATCGCGCCGCAGGGCGCCGGGATAGGCGTGGGATGCGCCCCGCGCGAAGCTCAACAGCTACCGGATCGTCCGACTGAGTGAGGTATTCCCACCAATCCGTCACATTTGGAAAACGGCGCACGAGCGCCCGGCGTTCCCGCTCAGTCATACCGCCCCAGATGCCGAAAGACATATTCGAATCGAGCGCATCGGCGAGGCACTCAATCCGAACCGGGCAGGAGAAACACATTTGGCGCGCATCGGCCTGTGCAGAGCCACGGACAAAAAGCGAATCTGGATCGATGTCAGCGCATAGTGCCCGCACTGCCCAAGTCTGATCCTCATATACCTGCGTCATATAACTGTTCCCTTCAACGAAAGCGCCATTGCTCCCGAATTGCGTGACGACGGTCACCTACAAACATGGTACAGAAGACTTTCCACAATTTCACATCCGCTTTCGTCAGCACACTTGTATCGCTCCAGCTCATAGTGTCTGGCTCTGAGATGACTTCACCACTTTCGCGCCGACATGGCTCAGTTCACGTTATTTTGTCGGAGACAGCCACTATTGTTAAAACATGAGTAATTCTGGTCGAAAGATGACTATCCGGCAGATCATCGTCGCCTTCCTCAGCTTCCTATTGCTGACTGGAGTAGGTGGCGGAGTTCTCGCGGCCACTGCGCTGCCCGCCGTAGTAACCGCAGGTACTCTTGCCAACGCAGGCACCCGTGTCTTTGACGATCTGCCAACGGACATTGACTTCACCAAGCCGTCCGAGCAGTCCGTCATCCTTGCAGCTGACGGCTCTCTCTTGGCCACTTTCTTCGCCGAGAACCGGATCGTCGTCGCTTCGGACCAGATTTCTCCGCTACTCAAGCAGGCCGCTGTCGCTATCGAAGACGAGCGCTTCTACACCCATAACGGCATCGACGCCCAGGGTCTACTCGGTGCTGCCTTCAATAACTTCACCGGCGGGCGCTTGGCCGGCGGTTCGACGATCACTCAGCAGTACGTCAAAAATGCCCTCATCGAAAAGGGCCGTATCCTTGGCGATTCCTCCGTGATCGCATCGGCAACTGAGCGCTCGATCGCCCGTAAGCTGTCCGAAGCACGCTACGCGATCGCCGTCGAGAACAAGCTGACGAAGGACGAGATCCTCACCGGCTACCTTAACTTGGCGCAATTTGGCCCGTCGCAGTGGGGTGTGGAGGCTGCGTCGCGTTATTTCTTCGGCGTCTCTGCGAAGGACGTCTCCTTGCCGCAAGCGGCCATGATTGCCGGCATCACGCAGGCGCCTGGTAAGTGGAACCCGATTACCAAGCCGGAAGAGGCCAAGCGTCGTCGTGATACCGTGCTCGGCAAAATGTATGACCTCGACATGATCACACGCGAAGAACTCGAAGCTGCGGTCGCAGTCCCCATCGCCGACATGCTCAAGGTCACCGACGTCCCCAACGGCTGTGGCGTCGCCGGAATTTCAGCCTACTTCTGCGAATGGGTGGTCAAGGACGCGCTCAATGACCCCGCCCTGGGCAAGACTCGCGAGGAGCGCGTCGCTGCTCTCTACCGCGGCGGTATCGTCATTCGCACCACTATCGACCCGGCCGAGCAGAAAGCCGCGTACGACGCCGTCGTGAAAAGTGTCCCCGTGGATGACCCGTCGTCGATTAACATGGCGCTGAGCTCGGTCGAACCCGGAACCGGCCATATCCGCGCGATGGTGCAAAATACGCCGTTCGGCAATCCGAGCGCCGAACGCCCCAACGACATGACGCTCAACCTCAACGCCGGCATGGACATGGGCGGCGGTTCGGGCTTCCAGTCCGGATCGACGTTCAAGATTTTCACGCTGATGGAATGGCTCAAAGAAGGGCGTGGGTTGCTTGAGCGCGTCAATGGCACGCCGCAAAAGTTCGCCCCCAACTCATGGAAGATTAGTTGTGCGCCCGGGGCTCGACCGGGCGAACCGTGGGGTCCTGGCACACTCGAAGGCCTGGGTACCGGCATGATGACTGTCCTGGAAGCGACCAGGCAGTCTATCAACCCTGCCTTCGGCCACATGGCTAACCAACTGGACCTGTGCAACATTATGAATCTTGCGCGTGACCTCGGCGTCGAACGCGGGCGCGTGGCCGTCGACGGGGATGCCGAACTGCGCCAGATTCAAAAGCTCAATCTTCCCTTCAAGATGGGCAAGCCCCTCCCGCTCATGCCGAACCCGGCAGCCATTATCGGCAGTAACCCGGTCACCCCGCTGTCGATGGCCAACGCGATGGCTACTCTCGCCGCGGAGGGCAACCGTTGCGAGCTGCAGTCTTACACCCGGATCGAGGACTCGAAGGGCAATCTCATCTCGGAGCGCAAACCGGAGTGCCGTCAGGTTATCGACGCCGAGCTGGCACGCCGCACGACGTCGGCGCTGCAAGAGGTGGTGCAAACCGGCGCCACGGGCGCAAAAGCTCAGCTCGCTGGTGGTCGCCCCGCAGCTGGCAA from Trueperella pyogenes includes these protein-coding regions:
- a CDS encoding WhiB family transcriptional regulator — its product is MTQVYEDQTWAVRALCADIDPDSLFVRGSAQADARQMCFSCPVRIECLADALDSNMSFGIWGGMTERERRALVRRFPNVTDWWEYLTQSDDPVAVELRAGRIPRLSRRPAAR
- a CDS encoding penicillin-binding protein, giving the protein MSNSGRKMTIRQIIVAFLSFLLLTGVGGGVLAATALPAVVTAGTLANAGTRVFDDLPTDIDFTKPSEQSVILAADGSLLATFFAENRIVVASDQISPLLKQAAVAIEDERFYTHNGIDAQGLLGAAFNNFTGGRLAGGSTITQQYVKNALIEKGRILGDSSVIASATERSIARKLSEARYAIAVENKLTKDEILTGYLNLAQFGPSQWGVEAASRYFFGVSAKDVSLPQAAMIAGITQAPGKWNPITKPEEAKRRRDTVLGKMYDLDMITREELEAAVAVPIADMLKVTDVPNGCGVAGISAYFCEWVVKDALNDPALGKTREERVAALYRGGIVIRTTIDPAEQKAAYDAVVKSVPVDDPSSINMALSSVEPGTGHIRAMVQNTPFGNPSAERPNDMTLNLNAGMDMGGGSGFQSGSTFKIFTLMEWLKEGRGLLERVNGTPQKFAPNSWKISCAPGARPGEPWGPGTLEGLGTGMMTVLEATRQSINPAFGHMANQLDLCNIMNLARDLGVERGRVAVDGDAELRQIQKLNLPFKMGKPLPLMPNPAAIIGSNPVTPLSMANAMATLAAEGNRCELQSYTRIEDSKGNLISERKPECRQVIDAELARRTTSALQEVVQTGATGAKAQLAGGRPAAGKTGTANQDYHAWFVGYTPQLATAVWQGHHEGYISMFNSIIKGVFHREVFGGLYPAMTFKSFMDAALADEPVKPFTKPKTDPRTLRAPRDHKNDANQIAEPADDGQGKAVPSLVGMTKDEAHAAALAAGFGYVTRAERSDKPAGTVIRQNPETGTSASSGRIEIWISSGN
- a CDS encoding RidA family protein is translated as MTTTISQALADLGLELPDVASPVAAYIPAKRIGDEVRTSGQLPFAAGQLLATGKVGDTVSPEDAQALAAQCALNALAAAAAVVGGVDNLAAVSHVTGFVSSTPDFFGQPGVVNGASELLAKVFGEAGAHTRSAVGVAALPLNAPVEVEITFIAR